The following proteins are co-located in the Gorilla gorilla gorilla isolate KB3781 chromosome 7, NHGRI_mGorGor1-v2.1_pri, whole genome shotgun sequence genome:
- the PI15 gene encoding peptidase inhibitor 15 → MIAISAVSSALLFSLLCEASTVVLLNSTDSSPPTNNFTDIEAALKAQLDSADIPKARRKRYISQNDMIAILDYHNQVRGKVFPPAANMEYMVWDENLAKSAEAWAATCIWDHGPSYLLRFLGQNLSVRTGRYRSILQLVKPWYDEVKDYAFPYPQDCNPRCPMRCFGPMCTHYTQMVWATSNRIGCAIHTCQNMNVWGSVWRRAVYLVCNYAPKGNWIGEAPYKVGVPCSSCPPSYGGSCTDNLCFPGVTSNYLYWFK, encoded by the exons ATGATAGCAATCTCTGCCGTCAGCAGTGCACTCCTGTTCTCCCTTCTCTGTGAAGCAAGTACCGTCGTCCTACTCAATTCCACTGACTCATCCCCGCCAACCAATAATTTCACTGATATTGAAGCAGCTCTGAAAGCACAATTAGATTCAGCGGATATCCCCAAAGCCAGGCGGAAGCGCTACATTTCGCAGAATGACATGATCGCCATTCTTGATTATCATAATCAAGTTCGGGGCAAAGTGTTCCCACCGGCAGCAAATATGGAATATATG GTTTGGGATGAAAATCTTGCGAAATCGGCAGAGGCTTGGGCGGCTACTTGCATTTGGGACCATGGACCTTCTTACTTACTGAGATTTTTGGGCCAAAATCTATCTGTACGCACTGGAAG atatcgctCTATTCTCCAGTTGGTCAAGCCATGGTATGATGAAGTGAAAGATTATGCTTTTCCATATCCCCAGGATTGCAACCCCAGATGTCCTATGAGATGTTTTGGTCCCATGTGCACACATTATACGCAG ATGGTTTGGGCCACTTCCAATCGGATAGGATGCGCAATTCATACTTGCCAAAACATGAATGTTTGGGGATCTGTGTGGCGACGTGCAGTTTACTTGGTATGCAACTATGCCCCAAA GGGCAATTGGATTGGAGAAGCACCATATAAAGTAGGGGTACCATGTTCATCTTGTCCTCCAAGTTATGGGGGATCTTGTACTGACAATCTGTGTTTTCCAGGAGTTACGTCAAACTACCTGTACTGGTTTAAATAA